Proteins encoded in a region of the Vanessa atalanta chromosome 23, ilVanAtal1.2, whole genome shotgun sequence genome:
- the LOC125073102 gene encoding 39S ribosomal protein L35, mitochondrial: MFRCATSVFRRIPPLTIPYYCNASRIISSQPRCFSTLKSINTLAFTGLPNGSLVNNKQILDISKNLIVPVRTVTKFSLKKGKRKTVKAVVKRFFRLHWGGWIRTKIGRHKRLWKKSPPQKRRLRQHVFCNGTQNTLLDKMVTKYWKKPKYYVEDPYAPYHTREEFPHTRKKPRDIY, translated from the exons ATGTTTCGTTGTGCAACATCAg TTTTTCGACGTATACCACCACTAACAATACCGTACTATTGTAACGCATCTAGAATTATCTCCAGTCAGCCGAGATGTTTCTctacattaaaatcaattaatacgcTTGCATTTACTGGATTACCAAATGGATCTTTAgtgaataacaaacaaatattagatATATCTAAGAATCTGATAGTTCCGGTAAGAACTGTCACTAAGTTCAGCCTGAAAAAAGGTAAAAGGAAGACTGTTAAAGCAGTGGTAAAGAGGTTCTTTAGGTTGCACTGGGGAGGTTGGATCAGAACTAAAATTGGTAGGCACAAGAGGCTATGGAAAAAATCTCCCCCACAGAAAAGACGTTTAAGACAACATGTATTCTGCAATGGAACCCAAAATACATTATTGGACAAAATGGTTACTAAATATTGGAAAAAACCTAAATACTATGTCGAAGATCCGTATGCCCCATACCACACAAGAGAAGAATTCCCACACACGAGGAAGAAGCCCAGAGATATATACTAG